The Georgenia sp. TF02-10 genome window below encodes:
- a CDS encoding ABC transporter permease subunit yields the protein MSRQRIAAVVVKDWKELLRNPQAVVPVVVLPLVLVGVLPALLIVLGGNPAVTGAVNGMDAFLDNLPDGVVPAGYDETQTTVYALLVYFFAPMFLLIPVAASVTAASQSFAGERERRTLEGLLYSPLRARELVPAKIVASFLPSIVLTWFAFVLYAVVVNTLGSGLFGGAILPTASWAVLAVLLAPAVAFLVVGLVVGASLHARTVQSAQSVAAFLVLPLVALVIGQVTGVALFDVRFALALAAIVVVLDIVVVTVLVRRFDREALVLRL from the coding sequence GTGAGCCGGCAGCGGATCGCGGCCGTCGTCGTCAAGGACTGGAAGGAGCTGCTGCGGAATCCGCAGGCGGTCGTGCCGGTCGTGGTCCTCCCGCTCGTCCTCGTGGGCGTCCTGCCGGCGCTGCTCATCGTGCTCGGCGGCAACCCCGCCGTCACGGGGGCGGTCAACGGCATGGACGCGTTCCTCGACAACCTGCCCGACGGGGTCGTGCCGGCCGGCTACGACGAGACGCAGACCACCGTCTACGCGCTGCTCGTCTACTTCTTCGCCCCGATGTTCCTGCTCATCCCGGTCGCGGCGTCGGTTACTGCCGCGAGCCAGAGCTTCGCCGGGGAGCGCGAGCGCCGCACGCTCGAGGGGCTGCTGTACAGCCCGCTGCGCGCCCGCGAGCTCGTGCCCGCGAAGATCGTCGCGTCCTTCCTGCCGTCGATCGTGCTCACGTGGTTCGCGTTCGTGCTGTACGCCGTGGTCGTCAACACCCTCGGCAGCGGCCTGTTCGGCGGCGCCATCCTCCCGACGGCGTCCTGGGCCGTGCTCGCCGTGCTGCTCGCGCCGGCGGTCGCGTTCCTCGTCGTGGGGCTGGTCGTCGGCGCGTCGCTGCACGCCAGGACCGTGCAGTCGGCGCAGTCGGTCGCCGCGTTCCTGGTGCTCCCGCTCGTCGCCCTCGTGATCGGGCAGGTCACGGGCGTCGCGCTCTTCGACGTGCGGTTCGCGCTCGCGCTGGCCGCGATCGTCGTGGTCCTCGACATCGTGGTGGTGACCGTGCTCGTCAGGCGCTTCGACCGCGAGGCGCTCGTCCTCCGTCTCTGA
- a CDS encoding ABC transporter ATP-binding protein — translation MVGVTKRIEDRTVLDGVSLQIAQGRLLALLGPNGAGKTTSVRTMTGLVRPDAGHVEVLGERLTPANADRLRSAFGVQSDGALYEQLTVHDNLDLWGRLYGLGPQDRARRVDELLELFSIGDRRSSRLSTLSKGLRQRVALARAILARPEVLLLDEPTAGLDPGSVRDLYAILVGLRDSSGIGIMVCTHQLEGIQPICNDVAIIDRGQVLVHGAVAEVIAARWPQTEIEVDVPPADLARAVDAIVRAVPGTTTGAEKGSGRSSARILARVEAAGAAEAAEAAEAADAAPAVVRALVAADVPVLGVARRERGLEDLYFDAIEEDAR, via the coding sequence ATGGTCGGCGTAACGAAGCGGATCGAGGACCGGACGGTGCTCGACGGCGTCTCGCTGCAGATCGCGCAGGGCCGCCTGCTCGCGCTCCTCGGGCCGAACGGCGCGGGCAAGACCACGAGCGTGCGCACGATGACCGGCCTGGTCCGACCGGACGCCGGCCACGTCGAGGTGCTCGGCGAGCGGCTGACGCCGGCCAACGCCGACCGGCTGCGGTCGGCCTTCGGGGTACAGAGCGACGGCGCCCTGTACGAGCAGCTCACCGTGCACGACAACCTCGACCTGTGGGGACGGCTGTACGGCCTCGGCCCGCAGGACCGCGCGAGGCGGGTCGACGAGCTGCTCGAGCTCTTCTCGATCGGCGACCGCCGCAGTTCCCGGCTCAGCACGCTGAGCAAGGGGCTGCGCCAGCGGGTCGCGCTCGCCCGCGCGATCCTCGCGCGGCCGGAGGTCCTGCTGCTGGACGAGCCGACGGCGGGGCTGGACCCGGGATCGGTCCGCGACCTCTACGCGATCCTCGTCGGGCTCCGTGACTCCTCGGGCATCGGGATCATGGTGTGCACCCACCAGCTCGAGGGGATCCAGCCGATCTGCAACGACGTCGCGATCATCGACCGCGGGCAGGTCCTGGTGCACGGCGCTGTCGCCGAGGTCATCGCGGCGCGCTGGCCGCAGACCGAGATCGAGGTGGACGTGCCCCCCGCTGACCTGGCGCGGGCGGTTGACGCGATCGTCCGCGCCGTGCCCGGCACGACGACCGGGGCGGAGAAGGGGAGCGGCCGGTCCTCCGCCCGGATCCTCGCGCGCGTCGAGGCCGCAGGTGCCGCGGAGGCCGCGGAGGCCGCAGAGGCCGCGGACGCCGCGCCCGCCGTCGTCCGCGCGCTCGTCGCGGCCGACGTGCCGGTGCTCGGCGTGGCCAGGCGGGAGCGCGGTCTCGAGGACCTCTACTTCGACGCGATCGAGGAGGACGCACGGTGA
- a CDS encoding helix-turn-helix domain-containing protein — MFEPLGLDDRAVEVYLALLAAPGIPLERLAARTSTDPLELHRYLQLLEEKQLLRRSHTDPRELRTESPEVAFERLVGRREAELHRTQEALSAARARAAELIEQYHRTIQNTRLGQIEHIVDTDAIVARLLELSQNAARNIDSMLTKAPTRHMLDQAKVDEGIVAARGVRVRSLFPAAARHADGVMEYAEWLTRQGGAARTVPSIPNRVLVYDGEVAVVMFDPANPDQGAIVLSAPGAVASLHAMFRLLWDTGIDLVAPQETELRPEERELLRLLARGMKDEAAARMLGLSIRTVRRLLTTLSERLDAPSRFTLGVRAAERGWL, encoded by the coding sequence ATGTTCGAACCACTGGGCCTGGATGACCGCGCCGTGGAGGTCTACCTGGCGCTGCTCGCCGCACCGGGAATCCCGCTCGAACGGTTGGCCGCGCGCACCAGCACCGATCCCCTCGAGCTCCACCGCTACCTCCAGCTGCTCGAAGAGAAGCAGCTCCTGCGCCGCTCCCACACCGACCCCCGGGAGCTGCGCACCGAGTCACCCGAGGTCGCCTTCGAGCGGCTCGTCGGGCGGCGGGAGGCCGAGCTCCACCGGACGCAGGAGGCCCTCAGCGCGGCCCGGGCCCGGGCCGCCGAGCTCATTGAGCAGTACCACCGCACCATCCAGAACACGCGCCTCGGGCAGATCGAGCACATCGTCGACACCGACGCGATCGTCGCCCGCCTGCTCGAGCTGAGCCAGAACGCTGCTCGCAACATCGACTCCATGCTGACCAAGGCCCCCACGCGGCACATGCTCGACCAGGCGAAGGTGGACGAGGGCATCGTGGCTGCCCGCGGGGTGCGGGTGCGGTCGCTCTTCCCGGCGGCCGCTCGCCATGCCGACGGGGTGATGGAGTACGCGGAATGGCTAACCAGGCAGGGGGGTGCGGCCCGAACCGTGCCCAGCATCCCCAATCGCGTGCTGGTCTACGACGGCGAGGTCGCCGTCGTCATGTTCGATCCCGCCAACCCCGACCAGGGCGCGATCGTGCTCAGCGCACCCGGGGCTGTGGCGTCCCTGCACGCTATGTTCAGGCTGCTCTGGGACACCGGGATCGACCTGGTCGCCCCGCAAGAGACCGAGTTGCGCCCCGAGGAGCGGGAGCTGCTCCGGCTCCTCGCCCGCGGCATGAAGGACGAGGCGGCGGCCCGCATGCTCGGGCTCTCCATCCGGACCGTCCGACGTCTGCTGACGACCCTCAGCGAGCGGCTGGACGCACCCAGCCGGTTCACGCTCGGTGTCCGGGCCGCAGAACGCGGCTGGCTGTGA
- a CDS encoding lanthionine synthetase C family protein, translating to MDRARVQPAEPHRVAPALALARADLSSLEAASEIRSGAVLELLVTEPLRPAPDGPALAPVRTLASPGPAPSQPAEDLMLPDPGADYQLLKDRMVAGILAAATPQDPERLFPGPGGPDAVTFGRGAAGVLYALADVGAQVPEPLVDWFSAAAERLDAGPGLFDGLSGVALTLDKLGRSAQAARIWDRVAQAPLADLDVSVTRGLAGLGLALLERSPIPDETCLMARLAELAAELVDRLEDEPSGAGVLDGGTGAALFLLGLVDLTEDETLLPAVERALRQDLDRLGWGPPGTLETGTSENAGQWWDRPVLGPGSAGLAMVLREAREHLSAPWLAEALDWITLACEVQVPEAPGLFDGRAGTAVALWYLRRTPWDTPERRRTILHPHLERLGLPTGADSASTASLDDGGTAPVDLVSGTAGILLALETLLGAEDRRIPFFW from the coding sequence ATGGACAGGGCGAGAGTGCAACCGGCCGAGCCGCACCGCGTCGCACCAGCGCTGGCACTGGCACGAGCCGACCTGTCCTCCCTGGAGGCGGCGTCCGAGATCAGGTCTGGCGCGGTGCTGGAGCTGCTCGTCACCGAGCCGCTCCGGCCCGCGCCGGACGGCCCGGCCCTTGCCCCGGTCCGCACCCTCGCCTCGCCCGGCCCCGCGCCGTCACAGCCGGCCGAGGACCTCATGCTCCCCGACCCCGGCGCCGACTACCAGCTCCTCAAGGACCGGATGGTCGCCGGCATCCTCGCCGCGGCCACCCCGCAGGATCCCGAGCGTCTCTTCCCCGGCCCGGGCGGGCCCGACGCCGTCACCTTCGGCCGGGGCGCCGCCGGCGTCCTCTACGCGCTCGCGGACGTGGGCGCGCAGGTGCCGGAGCCGCTCGTGGACTGGTTCAGCGCCGCGGCAGAGCGGCTCGACGCCGGCCCCGGCCTGTTCGACGGCCTCAGCGGCGTCGCGCTCACCCTGGACAAGCTGGGCCGGTCGGCGCAGGCCGCCCGGATCTGGGACCGCGTGGCCCAGGCCCCGCTGGCCGACCTCGACGTCTCGGTCACCCGCGGGCTGGCCGGTCTCGGCCTCGCCCTGCTCGAACGCAGCCCCATCCCCGACGAGACGTGCCTCATGGCCCGGCTGGCCGAGCTCGCCGCCGAGCTCGTCGACCGTCTCGAGGACGAGCCGTCCGGCGCGGGCGTTCTCGACGGTGGCACGGGCGCTGCCCTGTTCCTCCTCGGGCTCGTCGACCTCACCGAGGACGAGACGCTCCTGCCCGCCGTCGAGAGGGCCCTGCGCCAGGATCTCGACCGGCTGGGCTGGGGCCCGCCGGGGACGTTGGAGACCGGGACATCGGAGAACGCCGGCCAGTGGTGGGACCGGCCGGTCCTCGGCCCGGGCAGCGCGGGGCTGGCGATGGTCCTGCGCGAGGCCCGCGAGCACCTCTCGGCGCCCTGGCTGGCTGAGGCGCTGGACTGGATCACCCTCGCCTGCGAGGTGCAGGTCCCCGAGGCGCCCGGGCTCTTCGACGGGCGGGCCGGCACCGCCGTCGCCCTGTGGTACCTCCGCCGGACGCCGTGGGACACCCCGGAGCGGCGGCGGACGATCCTGCACCCGCACCTGGAGCGGCTCGGCCTGCCGACCGGTGCGGACAGCGCGTCGACGGCGTCCCTGGACGACGGCGGGACGGCCCCGGTCGACCTCGTCTCCGGGACGGCGGGCATCCTGCTGGCGCTGGAGACCCTGCTCGGCGCGGAGGACCGGCGCATCCCGTTCTTCTGGTGA
- a CDS encoding dihydrolipoamide acetyltransferase family protein: protein MPSYQQFRLPDVGEGLTEADIVAWSVAVGDTVEVDQQLCEIETAKSVVELPSPFAGVVHELVAPEGATVPVGSPIIVIDVDPGGAPSDDGGARGAAGSEPAANGQRGQAAPGGPGEASAGEAAAGEAAQVVAEVGEVAAETAAAAGAAGEGASAGQGQAATAPDSSGSVLVGYGTRPGAAARRRRRPGGPAPAGAPAPAAPSAGAPVPAPQAAAPAPAASPAASPAPAAPAPAAPAPARALAKPPVRKLAKDLGVDLEAVVGTGPGGLVTREDVEAFRPGAEAAVEPGTPTTADEERPWLAGGTVSADGRQTRVPAKAVRRRTAEAMVASAFTAPHVTVFQTVDVTRTVRLVERLRSDREFAGVHVTPLLVVMKAFLLAIRRHPEVNASWDDDAKEIVYKHYVNLGIAAETPRGLLVPNIKDAHRLNLRELAAALGDLVSTARAGRTPPAAMADGTVTITNIGMFGTDAGTPILNPGESAILAVGTIAKRPWVHHDQVKPRHVAQLALSFDHRLVDGALGCMVLADVARVLQDPAQGLVWG, encoded by the coding sequence GTGCCCAGCTACCAGCAGTTCCGCCTCCCCGACGTCGGCGAGGGCCTGACCGAGGCCGACATCGTCGCCTGGTCGGTCGCCGTGGGCGACACGGTCGAGGTCGACCAGCAGCTCTGCGAGATCGAGACGGCGAAGTCCGTGGTGGAGCTCCCGAGCCCGTTCGCCGGGGTCGTGCACGAGCTGGTGGCCCCCGAGGGCGCCACCGTCCCGGTCGGCTCGCCGATCATCGTCATCGACGTCGACCCGGGCGGGGCGCCGTCGGACGACGGCGGGGCGCGGGGCGCGGCGGGCAGCGAGCCGGCCGCGAACGGCCAGCGCGGCCAGGCGGCGCCGGGCGGGCCCGGCGAGGCCTCGGCGGGCGAGGCCGCGGCCGGCGAGGCCGCCCAGGTGGTGGCCGAGGTGGGCGAGGTCGCGGCCGAGACGGCGGCCGCGGCAGGCGCGGCGGGTGAGGGGGCGTCAGCCGGCCAGGGGCAGGCGGCGACGGCGCCCGACTCCTCCGGCAGCGTGCTCGTCGGCTACGGCACCCGGCCCGGTGCTGCCGCCCGGCGCCGCCGTCGACCCGGAGGCCCCGCACCGGCCGGAGCGCCTGCCCCGGCCGCGCCCTCGGCCGGAGCCCCGGTGCCGGCGCCCCAGGCCGCAGCCCCGGCTCCGGCCGCATCGCCGGCGGCATCCCCCGCGCCCGCAGCTCCCGCGCCCGCGGCCCCGGCGCCTGCCCGGGCCCTGGCCAAGCCGCCGGTGCGCAAGCTCGCCAAGGACCTGGGCGTGGACCTCGAGGCCGTCGTCGGCACCGGGCCGGGCGGGCTGGTCACCCGGGAGGACGTCGAGGCCTTCCGACCGGGCGCCGAGGCGGCCGTCGAGCCGGGCACGCCGACCACCGCCGACGAGGAGCGGCCGTGGCTGGCCGGCGGCACCGTCTCGGCCGACGGCCGCCAGACCCGGGTCCCCGCCAAGGCGGTGCGCCGGCGGACCGCCGAGGCCATGGTCGCCTCGGCCTTCACCGCCCCGCACGTGACGGTCTTCCAGACCGTGGACGTGACCCGGACCGTGCGGCTCGTCGAGCGGCTGCGGTCCGACCGGGAGTTCGCCGGCGTGCACGTGACCCCGCTGCTCGTGGTGATGAAGGCGTTCCTGCTGGCCATCCGCCGCCACCCCGAGGTCAACGCCAGCTGGGACGACGACGCCAAGGAGATCGTCTACAAGCACTACGTCAACCTCGGCATCGCGGCGGAGACCCCCCGCGGCCTCCTGGTCCCCAACATCAAGGACGCCCACCGGCTGAACCTCCGCGAGCTGGCCGCCGCCCTCGGCGACCTGGTCAGCACCGCCCGCGCCGGCCGTACCCCGCCGGCCGCCATGGCCGACGGCACCGTGACCATCACCAACATCGGGATGTTCGGCACCGACGCCGGCACCCCGATCCTCAACCCGGGGGAGTCGGCGATCCTCGCCGTCGGCACGATCGCCAAACGCCCCTGGGTGCACCACGACCAGGTCAAGCCTCGGCACGTCGCCCAGCTGGCGCTCTCCTTCGACCACCGCCTCGTGGACGGCGCGCTGGGGTGCATGGTCCTCGCCGACGTCGCCCGCGTGCTACAGGACCCCGCCCAGGGGCTGGTCTGGGGCTGA
- a CDS encoding alpha-ketoacid dehydrogenase subunit beta, giving the protein MPLARAINAGLRRAMEHDEKVMLMGEDIGPLGGVFRVTADLHKDFGPARVVDTPLAESGIIGTAIGLAMAGYRPVCEIQFDGFVFPGFDQITSQLAKLTYRSNGYLSLPVVIRMPFGGGIGAVEHHSESPEALFAHTAGLRIVTPATAADGYAMIQQAIAAPDPVIFLEPKSRYWDKGEVDLTAAVDLDERAVTTGLHAARTVRPGEDVTVVGYGPTVKTVLTAAEVAAGEGTSVEVIDLRSVSPLDVDAVAASVARTGRLVVVHEAPVFFGPGAELAARISERCFYLLQAPVLRVGGFHTPYPAAVHEEEYLPGLDRVLDAVDRSLAY; this is encoded by the coding sequence ATGCCGCTGGCCCGGGCGATCAACGCCGGGCTCCGCCGGGCCATGGAGCACGACGAGAAGGTCATGCTCATGGGGGAGGACATCGGCCCCCTCGGCGGGGTCTTCCGGGTCACCGCCGACCTGCACAAGGACTTCGGCCCGGCCCGGGTGGTGGACACCCCGCTGGCCGAGTCCGGGATCATCGGCACCGCGATCGGGCTGGCCATGGCCGGGTACCGGCCGGTGTGCGAGATCCAGTTCGACGGGTTCGTCTTCCCCGGCTTCGACCAGATCACCTCCCAGCTCGCCAAGCTCACCTACCGCTCCAACGGCTACCTGAGCCTGCCGGTCGTCATCCGGATGCCGTTCGGCGGCGGGATCGGCGCGGTGGAGCACCACAGCGAGTCCCCCGAGGCGCTGTTCGCGCACACCGCCGGCCTGCGGATCGTCACGCCGGCCACCGCGGCGGACGGCTACGCCATGATCCAGCAGGCGATCGCCGCCCCCGACCCGGTCATCTTCCTCGAGCCGAAGTCCCGGTACTGGGACAAGGGCGAGGTGGACCTGACCGCCGCCGTCGACCTCGACGAGCGCGCGGTGACCACCGGGCTGCACGCGGCCCGCACGGTCCGACCCGGCGAGGACGTCACCGTGGTCGGCTACGGCCCCACCGTGAAGACCGTCCTGACCGCCGCGGAGGTGGCCGCCGGGGAGGGCACCAGCGTGGAGGTCATCGACCTGCGCTCGGTCTCCCCGCTCGACGTCGACGCCGTCGCCGCGTCCGTCGCCCGCACCGGCCGGCTCGTCGTCGTCCACGAGGCACCGGTCTTCTTCGGCCCGGGCGCGGAGCTCGCCGCGCGGATCAGCGAGCGCTGCTTCTACCTGCTCCAGGCCCCGGTGCTCCGGGTGGGCGGGTTCCACACCCCCTACCCGGCGGCGGTGCACGAGGAGGAGTACCTGCCCGGGCTCGACCGCGTGCTGGACGCCGTCGACCGCAGCCTGGCGTACTGA
- the pdhA gene encoding pyruvate dehydrogenase (acetyl-transferring) E1 component subunit alpha, protein MTEPLTAIVGPEAAPGPQVQLLDPQGRRHDHPLYGPLAAGLTTDQLRTMYRDMVLTRAFDTAATALQRQGELGLWPPCQGQEGAQVGSAHALRPRDFVFPSYREHGVAQVRGLDLRELLPVFRGTRHGGWDPRTHNFHIYTFVIGAHTLHAVGYAMGVQRDGDVGTGDPARDRAVVAYFGDGATSQGDTNEALVFAASTNAPVVFFCQNNQWAISVPSTTQSRVPLASRGGGFGMPSVRVDGNDVLACYAVATEALERARSGGGPTFIEAVTYRMGAHTTSDDPTRYRDRAEEDLWRTRDPITRLRAHLEAEGLADEAFVAGVDDDAAALVAEVRAFARGLEPPPHSAMFDHVYTAAHPLIDAERAEQAAFEASFAEADQ, encoded by the coding sequence GTGACCGAACCGCTCACCGCGATCGTCGGACCCGAGGCCGCACCCGGCCCGCAGGTCCAGCTCCTGGATCCGCAAGGCAGGCGACACGATCACCCGCTCTACGGACCGCTCGCGGCAGGACTGACCACCGACCAGCTGCGGACGATGTACCGCGACATGGTCCTCACGCGCGCCTTCGACACCGCCGCCACCGCTCTGCAGCGCCAGGGCGAGCTCGGCCTGTGGCCGCCGTGCCAGGGGCAGGAGGGCGCCCAGGTCGGCTCCGCCCACGCCCTGCGCCCGCGGGACTTCGTCTTCCCCTCCTACCGGGAGCACGGCGTCGCCCAGGTGCGGGGGCTGGACCTGCGCGAGCTGCTGCCGGTCTTCCGCGGCACCCGGCACGGCGGCTGGGACCCCCGCACGCACAACTTCCACATCTACACCTTCGTCATCGGCGCCCACACCCTGCACGCCGTCGGCTACGCCATGGGCGTCCAGCGCGACGGCGACGTCGGCACCGGGGACCCGGCGCGGGACCGGGCCGTCGTCGCCTACTTCGGCGACGGCGCCACCTCCCAGGGGGACACCAACGAGGCCCTGGTCTTCGCCGCCTCCACGAACGCCCCGGTGGTCTTCTTCTGCCAGAACAACCAGTGGGCCATCTCCGTGCCGTCCACCACCCAGAGCCGGGTCCCGCTCGCCTCTCGCGGCGGCGGGTTCGGCATGCCGTCGGTGCGGGTGGACGGCAACGACGTGCTGGCCTGCTACGCCGTCGCCACCGAGGCGCTGGAGCGGGCCCGGTCCGGCGGCGGGCCGACCTTCATCGAGGCCGTCACCTACCGGATGGGCGCGCACACCACCTCCGACGACCCCACCCGCTACCGGGACCGGGCCGAGGAGGACCTGTGGCGCACCCGGGACCCGATCACCCGGCTGCGGGCCCACCTGGAGGCGGAGGGCCTGGCGGACGAGGCGTTCGTCGCGGGCGTGGACGACGACGCCGCCGCCCTCGTCGCGGAGGTCCGCGCCTTCGCCCGGGGTCTGGAGCCGCCCCCGCACTCGGCGATGTTCGACCACGTCTACACCGCCGCGCACCCCCTCATCGACGCCGAGCGCGCCGAGCAGGCCGCGTTCGAGGCCTCCTTCGCGGAGGCGGACCAGTGA
- a CDS encoding IS630 family transposase → MRDNDGRKLDHATLEQMRFRAVDAVEAGAHPEDVAKMLGMHAKTVYGWLARAREGGRDALKAKPVPGRPPKLDGSQLRRLYTLIVGTNPRQLQFDFELWTRAMVREVIRREFGVHLSEVSVGRLLRKLGLSPQRPLWRAWQADPEAVERWKAEEFPAIRAAAKAEGATVYFADEAGIRSDYHAGTTWAPVGRTPVVKATGARHSLNMISALTPAGKLRFATYTGSFTADQFISFCKKLLADTGRDGGGGVYLVVDGHSTHKAKKVKEFIASTDGRLKVFILPAYSPQLNPDEWVWKNVKHDRVGRTAPRTAEEFKSNVIAALHRLQKLPHLVRGFFADPDLRYITA, encoded by the coding sequence ATGCGCGACAACGACGGCCGGAAGCTGGACCACGCCACCTTGGAGCAGATGCGGTTCCGCGCGGTGGACGCGGTAGAGGCCGGGGCCCACCCGGAAGATGTCGCGAAGATGCTGGGGATGCACGCGAAAACGGTGTACGGGTGGTTGGCCAGAGCGCGTGAGGGTGGCCGGGATGCGTTGAAGGCCAAACCGGTCCCGGGTCGGCCACCAAAGCTGGACGGAAGCCAGCTGCGCCGGCTTTACACACTGATCGTCGGGACCAACCCGCGCCAGCTCCAGTTCGACTTCGAGCTGTGGACCCGGGCGATGGTGCGTGAGGTGATCCGGCGCGAGTTCGGGGTGCACCTGTCGGAGGTGTCCGTGGGCCGGTTGCTCAGGAAGCTCGGCCTGTCGCCCCAGCGCCCGCTGTGGCGGGCCTGGCAGGCCGACCCCGAGGCGGTGGAGCGGTGGAAGGCGGAGGAGTTCCCCGCGATCCGGGCGGCGGCCAAGGCCGAGGGCGCGACGGTGTACTTCGCGGACGAGGCCGGCATCCGCTCGGACTACCACGCCGGGACCACCTGGGCCCCGGTCGGGCGCACCCCGGTGGTCAAGGCCACCGGGGCCCGGCACTCCCTGAACATGATCTCCGCGCTCACCCCCGCCGGAAAGCTGCGGTTCGCCACCTACACCGGCTCCTTCACCGCCGACCAGTTCATCAGCTTCTGCAAGAAGCTGCTCGCCGACACCGGCCGCGACGGCGGCGGCGGGGTGTACCTGGTCGTCGACGGTCACTCCACCCACAAGGCCAAGAAGGTCAAGGAGTTCATCGCCTCCACCGACGGCCGGCTGAAGGTGTTCATCCTGCCCGCCTACTCACCACAGCTCAACCCCGACGAGTGGGTCTGGAAGAACGTCAAGCACGACCGCGTCGGGCGCACCGCCCCACGCACCGCCGAGGAGTTCAAGAGCAACGTCATCGCCGCGCTCCACCGCCTCCAGAAACTACCGCACCTGGTACGCGGGTTCTTCGCCGATCCAGATCTCCGCTACATCACCGCATAA
- the hisC gene encoding histidinol-phosphate transaminase: MPKSPAVRLRPDIESLPAYVPGERPVGTQVFKLSSNEIPFSPLPAVLAALADAAADVNRYPDMHATALVEALGAWHGVGAERVTVGNGSVAVLAHILSAVCQPGDEVVLPWRSFEAYPIATQVAGAMAVTVPLDAAGRHDLTAMAAAVTPRTRAVLLCSPNNPTGPALTQTEVADFLAAVPANVLVVLDEAYIEFVRQPDATDGPALLAAHKNLVVLRTFSKAYGLAGLRVGYALARRRLTAGFRATATPFGVSSLAMAAALAALPEQQAVRARVVQVVAERDRVVGRLRAQGWQVPDPQGNFVWLALGRRSTTFAQAARHRGVLVRAFGGEGVRVSVGEPEGNDLFLEVAQGWIERVGS, from the coding sequence ATGCCGAAGAGCCCCGCCGTCCGGCTGCGCCCGGACATCGAGTCCCTGCCCGCCTACGTGCCGGGCGAGCGCCCGGTCGGCACCCAGGTCTTCAAGCTCTCCAGCAACGAGATCCCGTTCTCGCCCCTGCCCGCCGTGTTGGCCGCGCTGGCCGACGCCGCCGCGGACGTCAACCGCTACCCGGACATGCACGCCACCGCGCTCGTCGAGGCCCTCGGCGCCTGGCACGGCGTCGGTGCCGAGCGGGTGACCGTGGGCAACGGCTCGGTCGCCGTCCTGGCCCACATCCTCTCCGCCGTGTGCCAGCCCGGCGACGAGGTCGTCCTGCCCTGGCGGTCGTTCGAGGCCTACCCCATCGCGACCCAGGTGGCCGGGGCGATGGCGGTCACCGTCCCCCTCGACGCCGCCGGTCGGCACGACCTGACCGCCATGGCCGCCGCGGTGACCCCGCGCACCCGGGCGGTCCTGCTGTGCAGCCCGAACAACCCCACTGGCCCGGCGCTGACCCAGACCGAGGTCGCCGACTTCCTCGCCGCCGTGCCGGCGAACGTCCTGGTCGTCCTGGACGAGGCCTACATCGAGTTCGTCCGCCAGCCCGACGCCACCGACGGGCCCGCCCTGCTGGCCGCGCACAAGAACCTCGTGGTGCTTCGCACCTTCTCCAAGGCCTACGGCCTCGCCGGGCTCCGCGTCGGCTACGCCCTGGCCCGGCGCCGCCTGACCGCCGGCTTCCGCGCCACCGCCACCCCCTTCGGCGTCAGCTCCCTGGCCATGGCCGCCGCGCTCGCCGCCCTGCCCGAGCAGCAGGCCGTGCGGGCGCGGGTGGTGCAGGTGGTCGCCGAGCGGGACCGGGTCGTCGGCCGGCTGCGCGCGCAGGGCTGGCAGGTGCCCGACCCGCAGGGGAACTTCGTCTGGCTGGCCCTGGGCCGCCGGTCGACGACGTTCGCGCAGGCCGCCCGGCACCGCGGCGTGCTGGTGCGCGCCTTCGGCGGGGAGGGGGTGCGGGTCTCCGTCGGCGAGCCGGAGGGGAACGACCTCTTCCTCGAGGTCGCCCAGGGGTGGATCGAGCGCGTGGGTTCCTGA
- a CDS encoding CrcB family protein — MRPPAWSQIGRMSVLVAVGGSIGTAARACLESVFPPPPGGLPWVTLVINVAGSFALGLILELLLRGGPDSGWRQALRLGCGTGVIGGFTTYSTFILEIDRLAREGALATAVGYTALSVGLGLVAAGTGIATAIRIARHSRPAGSAGSAGPAR; from the coding sequence ATGCGACCACCTGCCTGGTCCCAGATCGGCCGGATGAGCGTCCTGGTCGCCGTCGGCGGCTCGATCGGCACCGCTGCCCGCGCCTGCCTCGAGTCCGTCTTCCCGCCGCCACCGGGCGGGCTGCCGTGGGTCACGCTGGTGATCAACGTCGCCGGCTCGTTCGCGCTCGGCCTCATCCTCGAGCTGCTGCTCCGCGGCGGACCGGACAGCGGATGGCGCCAGGCCCTGCGGCTGGGCTGCGGCACCGGCGTGATCGGCGGCTTCACCACGTACAGCACCTTCATCCTCGAGATCGACCGGCTCGCCCGGGAGGGCGCCCTCGCGACCGCCGTCGGCTACACGGCGCTGAGCGTCGGCCTCGGCCTCGTGGCGGCGGGCACGGGCATCGCGACTGCGATCCGGATCGCCCGGCACTCACGGCCCGCTGGGTCCGCAGGGTCCGCAGGACCCGCCCGGTGA